One part of the Halobacteriovorax vibrionivorans genome encodes these proteins:
- a CDS encoding aldehyde dehydrogenase family protein, with protein sequence MDEVKLYINGEIRPSSTGEMVDSIDPSNGELVSKVHIPSTQDLEEAVQSAKTAFYSKEWRDMDQVKRSEILLKVSELIKERKRDFIAAEIKDSGSTFRKAAADIHNSASFFKIMSKVTAGFKFEEVDEKATRAGFSKNTRRFEPIGVCAQIIPWNLPLQMAAWKIGPILATGCTTVLKSAVETPMTAMMLAEVLIDAGVPKGVVNIVTGGAKEGAFLVNHKDISKVAFTGSTEIGREILKQAANEVKNATLELGGKSPNIILDDADLDIAVDAALYAFLYHSGQACTSGTRLLVQEGIYDEFMTKFKERIAQVPLGPTQEKTTGLGPVVSKKQFDNVMNYINKTKEEGAKLIYGGEQELENGLDKGFYIKPTAFEITPDNTIWHEEIFGPVVGITKFKTEDDAINMANNSIYGLAGAVWSKNEDRALKIAKEIEAGTVWINEYHLLNPGMPFGGYKQSGIGREMGEEGIKAYLEVKHLWESDCNTREGKMWLDAIF encoded by the coding sequence ATGGATGAAGTAAAATTATATATCAATGGTGAAATTAGACCTTCTTCAACTGGTGAAATGGTGGACTCAATAGACCCATCAAATGGGGAGCTTGTATCAAAGGTACATATCCCTTCCACTCAGGACTTAGAAGAAGCTGTACAATCAGCAAAAACAGCATTCTACAGCAAAGAATGGCGCGATATGGATCAGGTAAAACGTTCAGAGATCCTTCTTAAAGTTTCAGAACTTATCAAAGAAAGAAAGCGTGATTTCATCGCTGCAGAAATTAAAGATAGTGGTTCAACTTTTAGAAAAGCCGCTGCAGATATCCATAATAGTGCAAGCTTCTTTAAGATCATGAGTAAGGTTACTGCAGGATTTAAATTTGAAGAAGTTGATGAGAAAGCAACTCGTGCCGGATTCTCTAAGAACACTCGCCGTTTTGAGCCAATTGGTGTTTGTGCTCAAATTATCCCATGGAATCTTCCACTACAAATGGCCGCATGGAAAATCGGACCGATTCTAGCGACAGGTTGTACAACAGTTTTAAAGTCAGCTGTTGAAACGCCAATGACAGCAATGATGCTTGCAGAGGTTTTAATCGATGCAGGTGTTCCTAAAGGTGTTGTTAATATCGTGACTGGTGGAGCAAAAGAAGGCGCATTCTTAGTAAATCACAAAGATATCTCAAAAGTTGCCTTTACTGGTTCAACTGAGATTGGAAGAGAGATCCTAAAGCAAGCTGCTAATGAAGTAAAAAATGCGACACTAGAGCTTGGTGGGAAGTCTCCAAATATCATCCTTGATGATGCTGATCTTGATATTGCAGTGGATGCTGCACTTTACGCATTTCTCTATCACTCAGGTCAAGCATGTACTTCTGGTACTCGCCTTCTTGTTCAAGAAGGGATCTATGATGAATTTATGACAAAGTTTAAAGAAAGAATTGCTCAGGTTCCACTAGGGCCAACACAAGAAAAAACAACGGGGCTTGGGCCAGTTGTAAGTAAAAAGCAATTTGATAATGTTATGAATTATATCAATAAAACAAAAGAAGAAGGTGCTAAGCTTATCTATGGTGGAGAGCAAGAACTAGAGAATGGTCTTGATAAAGGTTTCTACATTAAACCAACGGCATTTGAGATCACTCCAGACAATACAATCTGGCATGAAGAGATCTTTGGGCCAGTTGTTGGAATTACAAAGTTTAAAACAGAAGATGATGCAATCAACATGGCAAATAACTCAATCTACGGACTTGCTGGAGCAGTATGGTCTAAGAATGAAGATCGTGCACTTAAGATAGCAAAAGAGATTGAAGCTGGTACTGTGTGGATTAATGAGTATCACCTACTTAATCCAGGAATGCCATTTGGTGGCTACAAGCAGTCAGGGATTGGACGTGAAATGGGTGAAGAAGGAATCAAGGCCTACCTTGAAGTGAAGCACCTTTGGGAGTCTGATTGCAATACTCGTGAAGGAAAAATGTGGCTTGATGCTATATTTTAA
- a CDS encoding 3-hydroxyacyl-CoA dehydrogenase NAD-binding domain-containing protein → MNINSVLVIGAGTMGRGIAQWFCQHGVRVELVDQHLEMAQASGDLIHSSWDKLHSKAKFDADEIKAFKKNLRIVDMMEHQIDHDLVIEAIVENLNIKCQVFNRLDEIMKESTIFASNTSSIPITKMAKDLSKTRRENFLGLHFFNPATIMKLVEIIETPWSKKDIAHGLYDWFERYGKKPALCKDSPGFIVNRVARNFYGESFHRLENYDKDQVEEIDRVMKNVGGFRMGPFELMDLIGIDVNYDVTQSVWASYYYEPRFRPHKIQREMVDSGRIGRKVKEGFYRYE, encoded by the coding sequence ATGAATATCAATAGTGTTTTAGTTATTGGTGCAGGAACCATGGGGCGAGGAATCGCTCAATGGTTCTGTCAACACGGTGTAAGAGTTGAACTGGTCGACCAACATTTAGAAATGGCCCAAGCAAGCGGCGATCTAATTCATAGCTCATGGGATAAACTACATTCCAAAGCAAAATTTGATGCGGATGAGATTAAGGCCTTTAAAAAGAACCTTAGAATCGTAGATATGATGGAACACCAAATAGATCACGATCTTGTGATTGAGGCCATCGTTGAAAACTTAAATATCAAATGCCAAGTCTTTAACCGACTTGATGAGATCATGAAAGAAAGCACTATCTTTGCTTCTAATACTTCTTCAATTCCAATAACTAAGATGGCCAAGGACTTATCAAAGACAAGAAGAGAAAACTTCTTAGGACTACACTTCTTCAATCCAGCTACGATTATGAAGCTAGTAGAAATAATTGAAACTCCTTGGAGTAAGAAAGATATTGCTCACGGACTTTATGATTGGTTTGAAAGATACGGAAAGAAACCGGCCCTTTGCAAAGACTCACCTGGTTTTATTGTTAATCGTGTGGCCCGAAACTTTTACGGTGAATCATTTCACCGTCTAGAGAATTACGACAAGGATCAAGTAGAAGAGATTGATCGCGTAATGAAGAATGTGGGTGGCTTTAGAATGGGACCATTTGAATTAATGGATCTAATAGGAATTGATGTAAACTATGATGTTACCCAATCTGTTTGGGCATCATATTACTATGAACCTCGTTTTAGACCACATAAGATTCAAAGAGAAATGGTTGATAGTGGACGTATTGGACGCAAAGTAAAAGAAGGATTTTATCGTTATGAATAA
- a CDS encoding enoyl-CoA hydratase-related protein, with the protein MSNILCEFPYNDHKHIALVKLNRPKVLNALSTDLMRELVDKLFELDDNPEVRVIILTGNDRAFAAGADIAQMVEATPIDQINNNRFRSWQQLAQITKPIIAAVNGYALGGGCELAMHCDFIIAGDSAKFGQPEIKIGTTPGAGGTQRLTRAIGKSKAMMLAMTGEMIEAKQALDWGLVAKVVPSTTLMQETYETAKNIANKAPVAIKLIKESVNKAFEMSLSDGVDFERRNFYLTFSSSDQKEGMRAFLEKRDPEYKGN; encoded by the coding sequence ATGAGTAATATTTTATGTGAATTTCCATATAACGATCACAAGCATATTGCCCTTGTGAAACTTAATCGCCCAAAAGTTCTAAATGCCCTCTCTACAGACTTAATGCGAGAGTTAGTAGACAAGCTTTTTGAACTGGATGACAACCCTGAAGTCAGAGTCATTATTCTAACAGGTAACGATCGAGCTTTTGCTGCTGGAGCAGACATTGCACAAATGGTTGAAGCAACACCAATTGATCAAATCAATAATAATCGCTTCCGCTCATGGCAACAACTTGCTCAAATTACAAAGCCAATTATTGCGGCCGTAAATGGTTACGCCCTTGGTGGTGGATGTGAATTGGCCATGCATTGTGACTTTATCATTGCCGGTGACAGCGCAAAGTTTGGCCAACCAGAAATTAAGATTGGAACAACTCCAGGAGCTGGTGGAACTCAACGCCTTACTCGCGCCATTGGAAAATCAAAGGCCATGATGCTTGCAATGACTGGAGAGATGATTGAGGCCAAGCAAGCACTTGACTGGGGACTCGTTGCCAAAGTTGTACCTAGTACGACACTAATGCAAGAAACATATGAGACAGCAAAGAATATCGCAAACAAGGCCCCTGTTGCAATTAAGCTTATTAAAGAGTCTGTTAACAAGGCCTTTGAAATGAGCCTAAGTGACGGTGTCGACTTTGAACGTCGTAACTTCTATCTTACTTTTTCAAGTAGTGATCAAAAAGAAGGTATGCGAGCATTCTTAGAAAAACGCGACCCAGAATATAAAGGTAATTAA
- a CDS encoding Phenylacetic acid catabolic protein yields the protein MAAREYTQEELQLFEDIKNGKKFDKGDELPPLYKKALRNLLWMQHDSEYSGALGYAPWIEKAPTMQEKVVVAQIVKDEMRHASVCYRLLKGLGEDVDTHIQESELGFKMEEDLAQIGFQRMKKDYRVNIFYYGINYWEDFILFNFLMDRAAGHQLEDTLDSSYLPWKKGIEGIYKEEIMHLAHGDKWIKILAEGDNKEFLQERLNVWWPRVMNVFGSTKGRSNDLYVKLGLKKRTNAVVRDVFVDEVEKLCKEAGLVLPEYKEEEQPQRQ from the coding sequence ATGGCAGCAAGAGAATACACTCAAGAAGAACTTCAACTTTTTGAAGACATTAAAAATGGAAAGAAATTTGATAAGGGTGATGAACTTCCTCCCCTATATAAGAAAGCATTAAGAAATCTACTTTGGATGCAACATGATTCTGAGTATTCAGGTGCTCTTGGTTATGCACCATGGATTGAAAAAGCTCCAACAATGCAAGAAAAGGTTGTTGTTGCTCAAATTGTAAAAGATGAAATGAGACACGCTTCAGTTTGCTACCGTCTACTTAAAGGTCTAGGTGAAGATGTTGATACTCACATTCAAGAATCAGAACTAGGTTTTAAAATGGAAGAAGATCTAGCTCAGATAGGTTTTCAAAGAATGAAAAAAGATTACCGAGTTAATATCTTCTACTACGGTATTAATTACTGGGAAGACTTTATTCTATTTAACTTCTTAATGGATAGAGCTGCAGGTCACCAACTAGAAGATACTCTTGATTCAAGCTACCTACCGTGGAAAAAAGGAATTGAAGGAATCTATAAAGAAGAGATCATGCACCTTGCACACGGTGACAAGTGGATCAAGATTCTAGCTGAAGGTGATAACAAAGAATTCCTTCAAGAAAGATTAAACGTATGGTGGCCAAGAGTTATGAATGTATTTGGTTCAACTAAGGGACGCTCAAATGATCTCTACGTTAAGTTAGGTCTTAAAAAGAGAACAAATGCTGTTGTTCGCGACGTTTTTGTCGATGAAGTAGAAAAATTATGTAAAGAAGCTGGTCTAGTTCTTCCTGAGTATAAGGAAGAAGAACAGCCTCAAAGGCAATAA
- a CDS encoding thiolase family protein, with translation MTIQYKDAYIVYAKRTPIGKLGGSLSHLRVDDMLANLFKDFSQNFDFDMKEIDDVIVGCANQAGEDNRNVARMSALLAGLPYEVPGVTLNRLCASSLDAIIDGWSRINLGMADCLLIGGAESMTRAPLVISKGSTPFGRDSKMFDTTFGWRFPNKKMEEMFPLLGMGQTAEEVVAKLGISREDQDAFALASHQKACKAWENGDFNDEVLPVEIALRKETLTVSKDEGPRPSTTMEALSGLRAVFKKDGSVTAGNSSMMNDGAACVALVSEDFLRRHNLTPLVKLTGAGVRGIHPNIMGLGPVEATKRLMDKFGKKVSDFDVVELNEAFASQSLGCIRELGLDESKINLRGGAISLGHPLGCSGARIVTTLTHIMKDNASLKQGLASMCVGVGQGVSLSVENCK, from the coding sequence ATGACAATACAATATAAAGATGCATATATCGTTTATGCAAAACGTACCCCTATTGGAAAACTTGGAGGAAGCTTATCTCACTTAAGAGTCGATGATATGCTGGCCAATCTTTTCAAAGATTTTTCACAAAATTTCGACTTTGATATGAAAGAAATTGATGATGTCATAGTCGGCTGTGCAAATCAGGCAGGTGAAGATAATCGAAATGTAGCACGAATGTCAGCACTTCTGGCAGGACTTCCCTACGAAGTACCAGGTGTAACATTAAACCGCCTATGTGCATCTTCACTAGATGCAATTATTGACGGTTGGTCACGAATTAATCTTGGAATGGCCGATTGCCTCCTAATTGGTGGAGCTGAGAGTATGACTCGTGCACCTTTAGTTATTTCAAAAGGATCAACACCATTTGGTAGAGACTCAAAAATGTTTGATACGACTTTTGGTTGGCGTTTTCCAAATAAGAAAATGGAAGAGATGTTTCCACTTCTTGGAATGGGTCAAACAGCAGAAGAAGTTGTAGCAAAACTTGGAATCTCTCGAGAAGATCAAGATGCCTTCGCTCTTGCCTCACATCAAAAAGCTTGTAAGGCATGGGAGAATGGAGACTTTAACGATGAAGTTCTACCAGTTGAAATTGCGCTTAGAAAAGAAACATTAACAGTATCTAAAGATGAGGGACCAAGGCCATCAACAACGATGGAAGCTCTCTCTGGCCTTCGTGCTGTCTTTAAAAAAGATGGAAGTGTAACGGCCGGAAACTCTTCAATGATGAATGATGGCGCTGCTTGTGTTGCACTAGTAAGTGAAGACTTCTTAAGAAGACATAATCTTACACCACTTGTTAAATTAACAGGGGCCGGTGTTCGAGGAATTCACCCAAATATCATGGGACTAGGCCCAGTTGAAGCGACAAAGAGGCTAATGGATAAGTTTGGCAAGAAAGTTTCAGACTTTGATGTTGTGGAATTAAATGAGGCATTCGCATCTCAATCACTTGGTTGTATTAGAGAGCTTGGCCTTGATGAATCAAAAATAAACTTACGTGGTGGAGCAATCTCACTAGGCCATCCTCTTGGATGTTCTGGGGCAAGAATTGTAACAACACTAACTCATATCATGAAAGATAATGCGAGTCTTAAACAAGGACTGGCTTCAATGTGTGTTGGTGTCGGTCAAGGAGTCTCACTAAGCGTAGAAAACTGTAAATAG
- a CDS encoding EthD family reductase has product MYKLIAIYKIPNDIDAWEKHYSEVHTPLVKKVPSLKEIRLNRITGTPRGASDLHVIAELVFENKDDFKTGMSSEENMACGKDLFNFAKEIVSVHFAKEEVISL; this is encoded by the coding sequence ATGTATAAGTTAATCGCTATTTATAAAATACCAAATGATATTGATGCTTGGGAAAAGCACTACTCAGAAGTTCATACTCCCCTAGTTAAGAAAGTTCCAAGCCTCAAAGAAATCCGTCTCAATCGCATTACAGGTACACCACGTGGAGCAAGTGACCTTCATGTTATTGCAGAATTGGTATTTGAAAATAAAGATGATTTTAAAACAGGAATGAGCTCAGAAGAGAATATGGCCTGTGGAAAAGACTTATTCAATTTCGCAAAGGAAATTGTTTCTGTTCACTTTGCTAAAGAAGAAGTGATCTCACTTTAA
- a CDS encoding enoyl-CoA hydratase/isomerase family protein, which translates to MSEYKNIIVEKKSFTGIITIDREEVYGALSKEAKLEIIQAIRTLNRDDEVGCLILASKGKGFCTGQDLNDRTVQAGEKPVDLGVTLETEWNPLVNAISNSKKLVIAAIEGVVAGAGVSVALACDLVIAKPGIKFVSGFSKLGLCPDAGSTFTFTRALGQKKAMEFFLFNQPLLSEEMERAGLINKVSEEAFEDAKKWADQINAMAPLSLKAIKENIKVATDSTFQESMDRETSYQRFLGNSEDYKEGLNAFFEKRQAKFLGK; encoded by the coding sequence ATGAGTGAATATAAAAACATTATAGTAGAAAAGAAGTCATTTACTGGAATTATCACTATTGATCGTGAAGAAGTTTATGGCGCTCTCTCTAAGGAAGCAAAGTTAGAAATCATTCAGGCCATAAGAACTCTAAATAGAGACGATGAGGTTGGATGTCTCATTCTAGCATCGAAAGGAAAAGGCTTCTGTACAGGACAAGACTTAAATGATCGAACTGTTCAAGCAGGAGAAAAGCCTGTTGATTTAGGTGTTACCTTAGAAACAGAATGGAATCCACTTGTAAATGCAATTTCTAACTCTAAAAAACTCGTTATTGCAGCAATTGAAGGTGTTGTTGCTGGTGCGGGTGTATCTGTGGCCTTAGCTTGTGATCTTGTTATTGCAAAACCAGGTATCAAATTTGTCTCTGGATTTTCAAAACTAGGTCTTTGTCCAGATGCAGGATCAACGTTCACATTTACAAGAGCTTTAGGTCAAAAGAAGGCCATGGAATTCTTCCTCTTCAATCAACCACTACTTTCAGAAGAAATGGAGAGAGCTGGTCTAATCAATAAGGTTAGTGAAGAAGCATTTGAAGATGCTAAGAAGTGGGCCGATCAAATTAATGCCATGGCCCCTTTATCGCTAAAAGCGATTAAAGAGAATATTAAAGTGGCCACAGACTCAACATTTCAAGAATCAATGGATCGAGAAACTTCTTATCAAAGATTTCTAGGAAATAGTGAAGATTATAAAGAAGGATTAAATGCCTTCTTTGAAAAGAGACAAGCAAAATTTTTAGGTAAATAA
- a CDS encoding 3-hydroxyacyl-CoA dehydrogenase family protein, translating into MNKVTILISDNHPLLKSVHGCDYPSITVDPFNINTLDGVDFDETSLIIDLTCFDRNSKMDLYEHLDNVYDGPIISDLTINWGEYLITQYENVVGAVASAFYSPKKCFELYQKDNEYEETTFKVFKDLGYDLEIVNHVGIGFTYPRVISQIINEAFFAKEENLATQADIDKAMCYGVNYPHGPFEWCEKIGVEKVIMLLEELREVTGDARYRPSRLLRMNL; encoded by the coding sequence ATGAATAAGGTAACTATATTAATAAGTGACAATCACCCTCTTCTTAAAAGTGTTCACGGATGTGACTACCCTTCTATCACTGTTGATCCATTCAATATCAACACCCTCGATGGCGTTGACTTTGATGAGACATCTTTAATCATTGATCTAACTTGTTTTGATCGAAACTCTAAAATGGACCTCTACGAACATTTAGATAATGTTTATGATGGCCCAATTATTTCAGACTTAACAATAAATTGGGGTGAATACCTCATAACACAATATGAGAATGTTGTAGGAGCTGTTGCTTCAGCATTCTATTCTCCAAAAAAATGCTTTGAACTTTATCAAAAAGATAATGAGTATGAAGAGACAACTTTTAAAGTCTTCAAAGACTTGGGATATGATCTTGAAATCGTCAATCATGTAGGAATTGGATTTACTTACCCACGTGTTATTTCACAGATAATCAATGAGGCCTTCTTTGCTAAAGAAGAGAATCTAGCAACTCAAGCAGATATCGATAAGGCCATGTGCTATGGAGTTAATTATCCTCATGGACCTTTTGAATGGTGTGAAAAGATTGGAGTAGAAAAAGTAATCATGCTTCTTGAAGAACTAAGGGAAGTTACTGGTGATGCTAGATATCGACCTTCCCGCTTACTTAGGATGAATTTATGA